The Halanaerobiales bacterium genome contains the following window.
TACTTCTATAGAGAGCAGGGGGTTTCGAGCTTATCCAGAGAGAACAAGTTATATAAAATTAAGATTATCGTTAAAAGATTATATTTTAATGATAACTAGTATGCTATTTACATTAATAATATTAATTTTATATTTCATATAAGAAATGGGGGATTATTATCAAAATTATATCCATTTTTGGAATTAGTGAAACAGGAAAAACTGCAACTGTGGAAAATGTTGTAAAGGAACTTAAAAAAAGAAAATATAGCGTAGGAACAATAAAAGAAATTCATTATGAGGATTTTGCTATTGATACGAAGAGGACAGATACTTTCAGGCATAAAAAAGCAGGTGCTGAACTTGTTACTGCCAGAGGATATAATGAAACTGATATTTTATATCCAGAAAAATTAGCTATAAATAAGATTCTTAAACATTATGATCACGATTTTATAGTTATTGAGGGAGTAGATAAAGGCAATTTTCCTAAGATAATTTCTGCTAAAACTAAAAAAGAAATTGATGAAAGACTGGATGAAACTGTAATAGCTATTACAGGAGTAATTGCAAATAGTATTGATGAATATAAAGGTTTTCCTGTAATAAATAGTCTTAAAAATAAAAAGGAATTAATAGATTTGATTGAAGAAAAAACTTTTGAAAAATTACCTGATTTTCCTGAAGAATGTTGTACAGCCTGTGGATATTCCTGTAAAAAATTAAGTCATAAAATTATTAAAGGAGAAGCTAAAAGAGATGATTGTGTAATTAGCAATTCAGAAGTTACACTATTTATTAATGAGCAAAAAGTTGAGATGGTGCCTTTTGTGCAAAAGATTTTAAAAAATGCTTTAAATGGAGTTGTTAGTGAATTAGAAGGTTATGAAAATAATGCAAAAATAAGGGTTGAATTTGAACAATTAAATGAGGATGTCTAAAAATGAAAATTAAAAACCGGGAAGTTAAAATAGTTAAAAAGTTTAAAAGTAAAAGGAATAAAGTGTTTTTAGTAAAAACTGATAATAATAAAAA
Protein-coding sequences here:
- the mobB gene encoding molybdopterin-guanine dinucleotide biosynthesis protein B — protein: MFGISETGKTATVENVVKELKKRKYSVGTIKEIHYEDFAIDTKRTDTFRHKKAGAELVTARGYNETDILYPEKLAINKILKHYDHDFIVIEGVDKGNFPKIISAKTKKEIDERLDETVIAITGVIANSIDEYKGFPVINSLKNKKELIDLIEEKTFEKLPDFPEECCTACGYSCKKLSHKIIKGEAKRDDCVISNSEVTLFINEQKVEMVPFVQKILKNALNGVVSELEGYENNAKIRVEFEQLNEDV